DNA sequence from the Corynebacterium freneyi genome:
GGGCCTGTTTGACATGGTCGTCATGGTCCTGGTGCTCACCTCGGGTGCGGTGCTGGTGATGTGGTTCGGTGAGCTCATCACCGACCGCGGCGTCGGCAACGGCATGTCCCTGCTCATCTTCGCCGGCATCGCCGCGCAGATGCCCGCCGAGGGCGCCAACATCCTGCAGTCCGCCGGCGGCCTGGTGTTCGCCACGGTGATGGCCGCGGTGCTGGTGCTCGTCGTCGGCGTCATCTTCATCGAGCAGGGTCAGCGCCGCATTCCGGTGCAGTACGCCAAGCGGATGGTCGGTCGCCGCCAGTACGGCGGGTCGTCGACGTACCTGCCGCTGAAGGTCAACCAGGCCGGCGTCATCCCGGTCATCTTCGCCTCGTCGCTGATTTACGTGCCGGTGCTGATCACGCAGATCGTGCAGTCCGGGCAGGACAATCCGTCGCAGGACAACTGGTGGCAGCGCAACGTCATCCAGTACCTGCTGTCCCCGTCGAGCTGGCAGTACATCGTGCTGTTCTTCGCCATGATCGTGTTCTTCTCGTACTTCTACACCTCGGTGCAGTACGACCCGAACGATCAGGCGGAGAACATGAAGAAGTACGGCGGCTTCATCCCGGGCTTCCGCCCCGGCCGCCCGACCGCCGAGTACCTCGGCTACGTCATCACCCGCCTGCTGGCGGTCGGCTCCCTGTACCTGGCGCTCATCGCGGTGCTGCCGAACTTCATGCTCGATCTGGGCATCGGCGGCTCCCAGGGCGGCATGTCCGGCGGTATGTTCGGTGGTACGGCTCTGCTGATTCTCGTGTCCGTCGCGCTGACCACCGTGAAGCAGATCGAAAGCCAGCTCATGCAACGCAACTATGAAGGGTTCCTGAAGTAATGCGACTCGTTCTCCTTGGTCCCCCCGGTGCCGGCAAGGGCACCCAGGCCGCCATTCTCTCCGAGAAGCTCGGCGTCCCCCACATTTCCACCGGCGATCTGTTCCGCGCGAACATTGGCGAGGGCACGCCGCTGGGCCTCGAGGCGAAGTCCTACATGGACGCCGGCAACCTGGTTCCCGACGACGTGACCGTCCGCATGGTCGAGTCCCGTCTGGCGGAGGACGACGCGAAGGCCGGTTTCCTGCTCGACGGTTTCCCCCGCACGGTTCCGCAGGCCGATGAGCTGGAGCGCATCCTGAAGGGTCTGGGCCTGAAGCTCGACGGCGTCGTGCAGTTCGACGTGTCGGAGGATGTCGTGGTGGAGCGCATGCTCGCCCGCGGTCGCGCCGACGACACCGAGGAGGTCATCCGCAACCGGATGCAGGTCTACGCCCGCGAGACCGCGCCGCTGCTGGACCACTACTCGGACATGGTCATCAGGATCAAGGCCGAGGCTTCGGTGGAGGAGATCAACGCGGCGACGATGGCCGAGCTGGACAAGCTGAAGTAGGTCCCTTCCGGCGGTGCCGGGGCCCGGCGTCCCGGTGCTGCTTGACGACGACCCGGCGTGCGCGATGTGTCGCGTGCGCCGGTTTTTCATGCCCGGGTGGCGCCGTGGCGTGGGCGTGGGCGTGGTTTGTCGCGGGGCGGGGTAGTCTGGCCGATCGTGATCAGAATTCGACGCAAGCGCCCCTCCGTCCCCGCGAAGTCGCCCGCCGAGCTCGACGCCATGCAGGCCGCCGGCGAGATCGTCGGTCGCGCGTTGACGGCGGTGCGGGATGCGGCGGCGCCGGGCGTGACGACGCAGGATCTCAACGACATCGCCCACGAGGTCATCACGTCGGCGGGCGCGGTGCCGTCGTTTCTCGGGTACGAGGGTTTTCCGGCGTCGGTGTGCGCGTCGGTCAACGAGGTCATCGTCCACGGCATTCCCTCCCGTGAGCGGGTGCTGCGGGAGGGGGATCTCGTGTCGATCGATTGCGGTGCGGTCCTCGACGGCTGGCACGGCGATTCGGCGTTGACGTTCGGCGTCGGCACGCTGGCCGAGGACTGGGAGAAGCTCAACATCGCCACGTCCGAGGTTCTGGAGGCCGGCATCGCGGCGATGGTCCCCGGTGCGCGTCTGACCGACATCTCCCATGCGCTGGAGCGGGCGACGCGCGCGGCGGAGCGGCGTCACGGCATCGAATTGGGCATCGTCGACGGTTACGGGGGCCACGGCATCGGCCGTGAAATGCACATGGACCCGTTCCTCGCCAACGAGGGCAAGCCGGGCAAGGGCCCGGTCATCCAGGAGGGGTCGGTGCTCGCCATCGAGCCGATGCTCATCCTCGGCGGCGAGTGGGGATCGGACGAGCTCGACGACGGGTGGACCGTGGTCACCGCCGACGGTCAGCCGGCGTCGCACTGGGAGCACACCGTGGCGGCGACGGCCGAGGGCCCGCGCATTCTCACCCCGCGGCCGTAGCCGCCGGATCGCCGCGCCCGTAGCCCCGGACTCACAGGGGCAGCGGTGAAGGGTGCTCACCGGGTCTTTTCCCGGTTTTCGGGATAGGATGTCCCCCATGTCCGATTCTTTCTGGGAGTTGGCGATCGTCGCGTCGGACGCTCCCGCGGCGGCGATCCGACACCGGGGCAAGGTCACGCCGCTGGGCACCGGAAACCTGCCGGAGCTCATCGCGAAGGCCGCCGAACGCACCCCCACGACGGAACCCGCCACGCTCGTCCTCGTCCATCCGCGGTCGATGACCGTCGAGGTCATCGGCGGCTGGTTCGCGATGCTGTCCGAACTCGGCGTGCATTCCGGCACCGTGCGCACCGTCGCCGACACCGAAGTGCTGGCCACCGCCCGCTTCGGGGAAGGCGACTCCCGCGAGGTCATCGTCGGCGACGTATTCTCCGGCGAGGTCTACGGCCGCAGGGGAGCGACCGCGGGCTCCCATGAGCCGCTGGCCGTCGCCATGCCGCGGATGGTCACCGAGGCCGGCGCCCTGAAGACGTGGCCCGTGCTGGTCGGCAACGAATCCGGGTTCCAGCGGTACATGCCGCAGCTCGAGGGCAGCCACATCCGACCGGCGGCGTGCACCACCGAGATGCTCGCCGTCGGTGCCCTGGACCCGGATCGGCTGCGCACGATGATGGGCATGGAATCCCGTCGTCGCGCCGAACGGCGGGCGGCGCGGCAGGACGCGGCCCCCGCCCGGTCGAAGATCCCCTGGTGGTGGTCGCTTCGGCGGCCGGTCTTCGCGGCGCTGGCGGTCCTCGTCGCCGTGGTCGGCGTGATCGTCGCCTTCGACGGCTTCGAGGGGTCCGATCCCGACGCCACGGTCGATGAGGTCCTCGGCCCCGCGGCAGGCGGGGGCGCCGCGGGAGACGACGACTCCGGCCGTGATCCGGCGACGGTGCCCGCCGCCGCCGGCCCGGAGACCCGGTCGGCACCCGAGCCCGTCGCACAGGGAGCGGACATTCCCTCGGCCGTCGGGTACTACTTCGACCTCTTCGACCCGGTGCCGCTGTTTTCCTCGCTGAACAACTGCTTCGACGGCGAAGGGCGCAAGTACGAGAAGCTCTCGCTCTACTGCGCCGGACGCGGCCGGGAGCTCAACGACTTCGCGGCGGCCAACGGCCTGCCGGAGCTCGCCCGGCCCGACGCCCACGTGTCCATCCACTTCGACACCCGCAACACGCTGCCCGGTCCGGTCTCCCATCACCACGAGTGCCTCATCGACTACCAATATCCCCGCGACGACGCGGTCGACGGTGCCTGGGTGGAGGTCAGCGAACCCTGCGACCCCGACGATGAACGCTACGAGGGCCCGTGGCCCGAGGACGAGCAGGCCGACATCACCATCCACGACGTCCGGTACGTGTACGAAACCGATGAGGGCGAGCACCACCCGGTCATCAGGATCTACGGGTTGAAGGACCTCGCCGCCGTCGACGCGATCCTCGAGCACCTCGGCGTGGTGAAGTAACCCGGCGGACGCGTATCCGAACGGCCGTCGCAAAGCACCGCGGGACCCTGCTTTGCGACGCCGACCGCCGACCCCGCCACCCCGCATCGGAACCCGGAGAACCCGCATTCGCACACGGCGAAAAGGGTGACCGGTGCACGGGACCGCCGAATACCTGAAGTAACCTCAGGTACGTTGACCACGCTCGAGTGCGGCCCACGCGCCCACGCCCGAGCGCCGCCACCGCAGCCGCCGTGCGCCCGCATGCGCGGCCCCCGACCCCCATCGATCGAGGTCCGATGAACTTCACCCGCATATTCAACTCGCTGCTGTTCAAGATCATCGTGGCGATCGTGCTCGGCATCGGCTGCAGCTTCTTCTTCCCCGAATGGCTGGCCCGGGTGTTCGTCACCTTCAACTCGCTGTTCAGCGGCTTCCTCGGGTTCTTCGTGCCGGTGCTCATCTTCTCCCTGATCACCCCCGCGATCGCCTCCCTCGGCCGCGGCGCCGGCAAATGGCTCGGCGTCACCGTCGGCATCGCCTACGCCTCCACCGTCATCTCCGGCCTCATCGCCTACGCCGTCGCCAACGGCCTGTACTCGTGGCTCCTCGCCGACCAGGAACTCTTCGAGGCCGCCGACGTCGAAGCCGGTGGCCTCGCGCCGTACTTCACCATCGAGATGGAACCGCCGTTCGCCGTGATGTCGGCGCTGCTGCTGGCGTTCACCGTCGGCATCGCCATGACCGCCGTGAAGTCCGACACCCTGCAGGCCGGCGCCGAGGAGCTGCGCGCGGTGATCATGAAGGTCATCGAGAAGTTCGTCATCCCGCTGCTGCCGCTGTTCATCTTCGGCATGTTCCTGTCGATGGGCATGAACGGCAACCTCACCGAGACCCTGTCGGCGTTCCTGAAGGTCATCGTGCTCGCGACGATCATGACGTGGGTGGTGCTGCTGGTCCAGTACCTGCTCGCCGGCGCCTACGCGGGCGTCAACCCCTTCCGCGCGCTGAAGAACATGCTGCCCGCCTACTTCACCGCCCTGGGCACCTCGTCGTCGGCGGCCACCATCCCGGTGACCCTGAAGTCGACCCGCGCCAACGGAGTCAGCGAGTCCGTCGCCGGCTTCGTCGTCCCCCTGTGCGCCACCGTGCACCTGTCGGGTTCGATGATGAAGATCGGCCTGTTCGCCTTCGCCGTCATGTACCTCACCGGCGCGGAGCTGACCCTGGGCATGGCGCTCGGGTTCGTCCTCATGCTGGGCATCATGATGGTCGCCGCCCCCGGCGTGCCCGGCGGCGCCATCATGGCGGCCGTCGGCTTGCTGCAGTCCCAGCTCGGATTCGACGAGTCGCAGATCGCCCTGATGATCGCCGCATACATCGCCATCGACTCGTTCGGCACCGCCTGCAACGTCACCGGCGACGGCGCGATCGCGCTGACCGTCAACAAGATGGCCAGCGGCGACGTCGGCGGCGAGAAGTACGACGCCGCCCTGACCGGCACCGGCGGCGCAGGGGTCGAGGCGCGCTCCGGGCGCGATTAGCTTCGGAAAGCCGCAGACGCCGTCCGCCCGCTGCGTGGGCGCAAGTCTTGCCACGCGGCCGGGGACGGACTAGCGTGGGCGTCGCAGCGACCCCGAGGGAAACTGGCCTGCGGTGATTGGACCGCAGAGCGAAGACCCTCGGGGCATTTTTCTTCGGCAGAAGGGGAACTCGGTGGGGATGGGGCCGGAGTTGTTGGGGGCGGAGAAGTTCGGTTCGTTCGTCGACGAGTGTGGCGGGAACCAAGCTCAAGCCGCGAAACTCGCCGTATTCAATTTTCGGCTTGCCGGTGCTTATCTGCCTGCGCTGGCGGCGATGGAGTTGGCGCTGCGCAATCGAATCGCGTCTGCGCTGGCCGAGGAATTCGGGCCCGACTGGCCCGAACGCCTCGCGGCGGGCGACATCGTGTCTTCATTGCGGTCCAGGCGAAAGTTGAACTTGCTCGATGAGCATGCGGACATGTTCCGGGAAGCCCGAGACCACCTTCGGCGGAAGGACCGTCCCGCAGAGGCCCCCGACATCATCGGGGCCACGAGCATGGGGATATGGGTCGGTTTGACGGGGCAAGGTGCTCCCCATCGAGCGAAATACTATGAGTCTCAGCTGTGGACGCCCGTGATCCGAAAGGCTCTCCCCGCGCTCGATGCCGCGTACGGCGGTCGGGTTCGAGGTGGCAGGTATACGTTGAGGGAGAGCCTCCACCACGACCTGAATCGGCTCCTCGATTTCCGCAATCGCGTGGCCCATCACGAGCGAATCACGCACCTCGATCACGAGGTGATCGTCGAACGACTCGCGCGTGTGATGACCGCCCTCGTCGAGATCATTCCCGTCTGCCTCGATGACCTGATTCCGATTCCCGATGAATGGTCGAAAAGGCGGATCAACGTCCTGCAGGGCGGTGCCCGGTGTTGACGAGCCGGTTGCTTCGGGCTGAGTCGCCGGTACCGGGGGAGGGCTGGGCCGGCCCACCGGAGCGGACCCCGGGGCGGGATGGCGGCGGGAGGGACCGGGCAGACCGTGGGACGTGACCAACCTCATTTTGAATAACCGCAGCTCGCCGGTAAGGTAGACCGCTGGCGAGGGACACGTGTGCCCGAGCCGCGCTGCGGCATTGCCGCGCAACGTAGCAAAGACATCAGCCAACGGGCCCATCACGGGGTCCGAGAAACGTGGAGGACATGGCTAAGGAAGGCGCAATCGAGGTTGAGGGCCGCGTCATCGAGCCCCTGCCGAACGCGATGTTCCGAGTGGAGCTGGACAACGGGCACAAGGTGCTCGCCCACATCAGTGGCAAGATGCGCCAGCACTACATCCGCATTCTCCCGGAGGACCGGGTCGTCGTGGAGCTCTCCCCGTACGACCTGGAACGCGGCCGAATCGTCTACCGCTACAAGTAAGACAGCATCCTCCACCGTCCTAGCGGGACGCGGCGTTCACCCAGGTGAGCGCGGGGAAGTGTCCGCAACCCCGGCATGAGCCGGGCGCGCGCACTCCCATGTCCCGTCAGTTCACCTCCGGCTACGGTGGCCGGAGCCCCGCGCTTTTCAGCCCGCCCACCCGGCGTCCGACCGGGCCACGGCGGGGTCTCGGGCGGGGACGGCAGTGGAGCAAACCACCGCACCAACCGGAAGGAAATTGCCTCATGGCACGCCTTGCTGGAGTTGACCTGCCGCGCAACAAGCGCATGCAGGTCGCTCTCACCTACATCTACGGCATCGGCCCCGCCCGTGCCTCCGAGCTGCTGGAGAAGACCGGCATCTCCCCGGATCTGCGCACCGACGATCTGACGGACGAGCAGGTCTCGTCCCTGCGCGACGTCATCGAAGCCACCTGGAAGGTGGAGGGCGACCTCCGCCGCGAGGTTCAGGCCGACATTCGCCGCAAGATCGAGATCGGCTGCTACCAGGGCCTGCGCCACCGTCGTGGCCTGCCCGTCCGTGGCCAGCGCACCAAGACCAACGCTCGTACCCGCAAGGGTCCGAAGAAGACGATCGCCGGGAAGAAGAAGTAAAACATGGCAGCTCCGAAGTCCGCCCGCGGCCGCCGTACCGGCCGTCGCGTCGCGAAGAAGAACGTGGCCCAGGGCCACGCCTACATCAAGTCCACCTTCAACAACACCATCGTGTCCATCACGGACCCGAAGGGCGCCGTCATCTCGTGGGCCTCGTCGGGCCACGTCGGGTTCAAGGGCTCCCGCAAGTCCACCCCGTTCGCCGCTCAGATGGCCGCCGAGAACGCTGCGCGCAAGGCGCAGGAACAGGGCATGAAGAAGGTCGACGTGTTCGTCAAGGGCCCGGGTTCGGGCCGTGAAACCGCCATCCGTTCCCTCCAGGCCGCCGGCCTCGAGGTCAGCTCGATCTCCGACGTGACCCCGCAGCCGCACAACGGCTGCCGTCCGCCGAAGCGTCGTCGCGTCTAAGAGAAGGGAAAGAGGAGAACAAAATGGCCCGTTATACCGGACCCGCAACCCGCAAGTCCCGTCGTCTCCGCGTCGACCTCGTCGGCGGAGACATGTCCTTCGAGCGTCGCCCCTACCCGCCCGGGCAGGCCGGCCGCGCCCGCATCAAGGAGTCGGAGTACCTGCTCCAGCTGCAGGAGAAGCAGAAGGCCCGCTTCACCTACGGCGTCATGGAGAAGCAGTTCCGCCGTTACTACGCCGAGGCGAACCGTCGCGCCGGCAAGACCGGCGACAACCTCGTCATCCTGCTCGAGTCGCGCCTGGACAACGTCATCTACCGCGCCGGCCTCGCGCGCACCCGCCGCCAGGCCCGTCAGCTGGTGTCGCACGGCCACTTCACCGTCAACGGCAAGAAGATCAACGTGCCGTCGTTCCAGGTGACGCAGTACGACATCATCGACGTGCGCCCGAAGTCGCGCAAGATGCTGTGGTTCGAGGAGGCCCAGGAGGGTCTGGTCGACGCCGTCGTCCCGGCCTGGCTCCAGGTCGTCCCCGAGACGCTGCGCATCCTCGTGCACCAGCTGCCCGAGCGCGCCCAGATCGACATCCCGCTGCAGGAGCAGCTCATCGTCGAGTTCTACTCGAAGTAAGGCTTCGTGCGGGCGCCTCCCGGGCGTCCGCCGGACCCCTTCGACCCGGCTTTGCGACGACGACGCCGGGCGTCGTCACGCGAAACGCCGGGGACCCAACGCATCCCCATTCCCTAGGCGTCAAATAGCGGTCGCCACCAGGAGGATCACAGATCATGCTCATTTCCCAGCGCCCCACGCTCA
Encoded proteins:
- the secY gene encoding preprotein translocase subunit SecY produces the protein MHVPSGFLAALRDPDLRKKILFTLGMIILYRIGAQIPTPGVDYQTVAARLEQITQDQSSVYSLINLFSGGALLQMAIFGIGIMPYITASIIVQLLTVVIPHFEQLKKEGQSGQAKMTQYTRYLTVALALLQSSGIVAMADRGALLGGNQSLLVEGAGLFDMVVMVLVLTSGAVLVMWFGELITDRGVGNGMSLLIFAGIAAQMPAEGANILQSAGGLVFATVMAAVLVLVVGVIFIEQGQRRIPVQYAKRMVGRRQYGGSSTYLPLKVNQAGVIPVIFASSLIYVPVLITQIVQSGQDNPSQDNWWQRNVIQYLLSPSSWQYIVLFFAMIVFFSYFYTSVQYDPNDQAENMKKYGGFIPGFRPGRPTAEYLGYVITRLLAVGSLYLALIAVLPNFMLDLGIGGSQGGMSGGMFGGTALLILVSVALTTVKQIESQLMQRNYEGFLK
- the rpsD gene encoding 30S ribosomal protein S4 gives rise to the protein MARYTGPATRKSRRLRVDLVGGDMSFERRPYPPGQAGRARIKESEYLLQLQEKQKARFTYGVMEKQFRRYYAEANRRAGKTGDNLVILLESRLDNVIYRAGLARTRRQARQLVSHGHFTVNGKKINVPSFQVTQYDIIDVRPKSRKMLWFEEAQEGLVDAVVPAWLQVVPETLRILVHQLPERAQIDIPLQEQLIVEFYSK
- a CDS encoding dicarboxylate/amino acid:cation symporter, which gives rise to MNFTRIFNSLLFKIIVAIVLGIGCSFFFPEWLARVFVTFNSLFSGFLGFFVPVLIFSLITPAIASLGRGAGKWLGVTVGIAYASTVISGLIAYAVANGLYSWLLADQELFEAADVEAGGLAPYFTIEMEPPFAVMSALLLAFTVGIAMTAVKSDTLQAGAEELRAVIMKVIEKFVIPLLPLFIFGMFLSMGMNGNLTETLSAFLKVIVLATIMTWVVLLVQYLLAGAYAGVNPFRALKNMLPAYFTALGTSSSAATIPVTLKSTRANGVSESVAGFVVPLCATVHLSGSMMKIGLFAFAVMYLTGAELTLGMALGFVLMLGIMMVAAPGVPGGAIMAAVGLLQSQLGFDESQIALMIAAYIAIDSFGTACNVTGDGAIALTVNKMASGDVGGEKYDAALTGTGGAGVEARSGRD
- the rpsK gene encoding 30S ribosomal protein S11, yielding MAAPKSARGRRTGRRVAKKNVAQGHAYIKSTFNNTIVSITDPKGAVISWASSGHVGFKGSRKSTPFAAQMAAENAARKAQEQGMKKVDVFVKGPGSGRETAIRSLQAAGLEVSSISDVTPQPHNGCRPPKRRRV
- a CDS encoding adenylate kinase, producing MRLVLLGPPGAGKGTQAAILSEKLGVPHISTGDLFRANIGEGTPLGLEAKSYMDAGNLVPDDVTVRMVESRLAEDDAKAGFLLDGFPRTVPQADELERILKGLGLKLDGVVQFDVSEDVVVERMLARGRADDTEEVIRNRMQVYARETAPLLDHYSDMVIRIKAEASVEEINAATMAELDKLK
- the infA gene encoding translation initiation factor IF-1, producing the protein MAKEGAIEVEGRVIEPLPNAMFRVELDNGHKVLAHISGKMRQHYIRILPEDRVVVELSPYDLERGRIVYRYK
- the map gene encoding type I methionyl aminopeptidase, which produces MRIRRKRPSVPAKSPAELDAMQAAGEIVGRALTAVRDAAAPGVTTQDLNDIAHEVITSAGAVPSFLGYEGFPASVCASVNEVIVHGIPSRERVLREGDLVSIDCGAVLDGWHGDSALTFGVGTLAEDWEKLNIATSEVLEAGIAAMVPGARLTDISHALERATRAAERRHGIELGIVDGYGGHGIGREMHMDPFLANEGKPGKGPVIQEGSVLAIEPMLILGGEWGSDELDDGWTVVTADGQPASHWEHTVAATAEGPRILTPRP
- a CDS encoding Abi family protein is translated as MIGPQSEDPRGIFLRQKGNSVGMGPELLGAEKFGSFVDECGGNQAQAAKLAVFNFRLAGAYLPALAAMELALRNRIASALAEEFGPDWPERLAAGDIVSSLRSRRKLNLLDEHADMFREARDHLRRKDRPAEAPDIIGATSMGIWVGLTGQGAPHRAKYYESQLWTPVIRKALPALDAAYGGRVRGGRYTLRESLHHDLNRLLDFRNRVAHHERITHLDHEVIVERLARVMTALVEIIPVCLDDLIPIPDEWSKRRINVLQGGARC
- the rpsM gene encoding 30S ribosomal protein S13 codes for the protein MARLAGVDLPRNKRMQVALTYIYGIGPARASELLEKTGISPDLRTDDLTDEQVSSLRDVIEATWKVEGDLRREVQADIRRKIEIGCYQGLRHRRGLPVRGQRTKTNARTRKGPKKTIAGKKK